The Triticum aestivum cultivar Chinese Spring chromosome 3A, IWGSC CS RefSeq v2.1, whole genome shotgun sequence genome includes a region encoding these proteins:
- the LOC123060448 gene encoding ABC transporter B family member 11, translating to MAPAGGAGGAAAAAKRVPMYRLFAFADRRDAALMAVGAAAAMANGVAMPFLAFLVGDLVDAFGPAHRADPVHAVSKVAVRFVYLALASGVAGFLQVSCWMVTGERQAARIRGLYLETILRQDISFFDVETSTGEVIERMSSDTVLIQDAIGEKVGKFLQLVSTFLGGFIIAFTRGWLLSLVMLSSIPPVVAAAAVMSLVLSKLSNRSQMAYAEAGKVVEQTIGSIRTVISFTGESRAISEYKEHLKISYKSAVHQGIAGGLGVGSLLLIVFCSYGLAVWYGAKLIIEKGYTGGYIINVLMAIMTGAMALGQSSPCLTAFASGQIAAHKMFATIYRKPEIDASDKSGLILENFVGNVELKDVHFSYPARPEQLIFNGFSITIPTGMTVALVGESGSGKSTVIGLVERFYDPQSGEILLDGVNLKQLNLSWVRQKIGLVSQEPILFTTTIRENIEYGKKGATEEEIRISTVLANAAKFIDKLPNGLDTMVGEHGTQLSGGQKQRIAIARAILKNPSILLLDEATSALDAESERVVQDALNNIMVNRTTIVVAHRLSTVKNADTISVLHRGQLVEQGPHVELIKDPDGAYSQLLRLQEVNTKREGSHGDDSSRLQSASDTANSASQHSSIKPSFGRSMSRYSPQGGSRRNSQTFSLHEHETKGVDDAKSGKNVIRRLLYLHKPEIPILLLGCTAAAANGAILPVFGMLLSSAINTFYEPPQQLRKDSVFWAEMYVILGVISIFVIPLQYALFNMAGGKLIERIRAVSFSRVVYQEIGWFDDPLNSSAAIGSRLSGDAASVKSIAGDVLSLIVQSISTAVVGIVIAMISNWKLACIVLCFLPCVIAQSYAQTRLMRGFGADAKEMYEQASTIATDAIGNIRTVASFCAEEKIIESYRKKCEGPVRQGVRQGAISGVGYGFSFALLFCFYAISFYVGACFVHNGTAEVGQVFRVFFALTMMAVGVSQSSSLARDFAKVQNAAASIFKIIDRKSKIDASHEVGTTLEAVEGNIELQHVSFKYPARTDVQIFRDLCLRIPSGKTVALVGESGSGKSTVIALIERFYDPDSGGIFLDGVDLKTLKLTWLRQQIGLVGQEPVLFNDTIRANIAYGKMEQVSEDEIVAVAKAANADRFISTLPNGYDTSVGERGVQLSGGQKQRIAIARAILKNPKLLLLDEATSALDAESERMVQEALDRVTVGRTTVVVAHRLSTITAADKIAVVKNGVVAEEGQHEQLLRLPGGAYASLVALQSSSS from the exons ATGGCGccagcgggaggagcgggaggcgccgccgccgcggcgaagaGGGTGCCGATGTACCGGCTGTTCGCGTTCGCGGACCGGCGGGACGCGGCGCTGATGGCGGTCGGCGCCGCGGCGGCCATGGCCAACGGCGTCGCGATGCCCTTCCTCGCCTTCCTCGTCGGCGACCTCGTCGACGCCTTCGGCCCCGCCCACCGCGCCGACCCCGTCCACGCCGTCTCCAAG GTTGCTGTCAGATTTGTGTATCTAGCATTAGCTTCTGGAGTGGCAGGGTTTCTTC AGGTGTCATGCTGGATGGTGACTGGAGAAAGACAGGCTGCACGCATCCGTGGGCTGTACCTCGAGACCATACTTAGACAAGATATATCATTTTTCGATGTGGAGAcgtcaactggagaagttattgaAAGGATGTCTAGTGACACAGTGTTAATTCAAGATGCAATTGGAGAAAAG GTGGGCAAGTTTCTCCAACTGGTATCAACATTTCTGGGTGGATTTATCATCGCATTTACAAGAGGCTGGCTTCTGTCCCTTGTTATGTTGTCAAGTATTCCTCCTGTTGTAGCAGCCGCTGCAGTCATGTCACTTGTTCTATCGAAGTTATCAAACCGTTCCCAGATGGCCTATGCTGAAGCAGGGAAAGTGGTTGAACAGACAATAGGATCAATCAGAACG GTGATATCTTTCACCGGAGAGAGCAGAGCAATTAGTGAATACAAAGAGCATTTGAAAATATCATACAAGTCAGCAGTCCACCAGGGTattgccgggggccttggagttGGTTCACTTCTGCTTATTGTTTTCTGCAGCTATGGATTAGCTGTATGGTATGGTGCAAAGCTGATTATTGAAAAGGGATATACTGGTGGCTATATCATTAATGTGTTGATGGCCATCATGACTGGTGCAAT GGCTCTTGGCCAGTCTTCTCCATGCTTAACTGCTTTTGCATCAGGACAGATTGCGGCTCACAAAATGTTTGCAACCATTTATAGAAAACCTGAGATTGACGCGAGTGATAAGAGTGGCCTTATATTGGAGAACTTTGTTGGAAAtgttgagttgaaagatgtccATTTCAGTTACCCTGCACGGCCTGAGCAACTTATATTCAATGGCTTCTCTATAACCATTCCAACTGGCATGACGGTGGCACTGGTTGGGGAGAGTGGAAGCGGGAAATCTACTGTAATTGGCTTGGTAGAGAGATTCTATGATCCACAATCAGGTGAAATTCTTTTGGATGGTGTTAATCTGAAACAGCTAAACCTTAGCTGGGTAAGGCAGAAAATAGGGCTTGTTAGCCAAGAACCTATTCTTTTCACAACTACTATACGAGAAAACATAGAATATGGAAAGAAGGGTGCGACAGAGGAAGAAATTAGGATATCAACTGTGCTTGCTAATGCTGCGAAGTTCATCGACAAGTTACCAAAT GGACTGGATACAATGGTTGGTGAGCATGGAACACAACTATCTGGtggacagaaacaaagaattgCAATCGCAAGAGCAATTTTGAAGAACCCCAGCATACTACTTCTTGATGAAGCTACAAGCGCACTTGATGCCGAGTCTGAACGTGTAGTTCAAGATGCACTAAATAATATCATGGTGAACAGAACCACAATAGTTGTAGCGCATCGCCTGAGCACTGTAAAAAATGCTGATACAATATCAGTGCTACACCGTGGACAGCTTGTGGAGCAAG GGCCGCATGTTGAGTTGATAAAGGATCCCGATGGAGCCTACTCCCAACTTTTACGGCTGCAAGAGGTTAATACGAAAAGGGAGGGATCTCATGGAGATGACTCCAGCAGGTTACAATCAGCATCTGATACTGCAAATTCTGCAAGTCAACATAGCAGTATAAAGCCATCCTTTGGGAGATCTATGAGTAGATATTCACCACAGGGTGGAAGCAGAAGAAACTCGCAAACATTCTCATTGCATGAACATGAAACCAAAGGGGTTGATGATGCCAAGTCAGGGAAGAATGTGATCAGACGCCTGCTGTACCTCCATAAGCCTGAGATTCCAATCCTTCTGTTAGGATGCACTGCTGCTGCAGCCAATGGTGCTATACTTCCTGTGTTCGGCATGCTGCTTTCAAGTGCCATTAACACATTCTATGAACCGCCACAACAATTGCGAAAAGACTCCGTATTCTGGGCAGAGATGTATGTGATATTGGGTGTGATCTCCATCTTTGTCATCCCATTGCAATACGCTTTGTTCAACATGGCAGGTGGTAAACTTATCGAGCGCATACGTGCAGTTTCATTTAGTCGGGTTGTTTACCAGGAAATAGGATGGTTCGATGACCCTCTGAACAGCAG CGCCGCAATAGGCTCCAGACTATCAGGGGATGCGGCGTCTGTTAAAAGCATTGCTGGGGATGTCTTGTCATTGATAGTGCAAAGCATAAGCACTGCTGTTGTCGGTATTGTAATAGCCATGATTTCAAACTGGAAACTAGCATGCATTGTATTGTGCTTCCTTCCTTGCGTGATTGCACAGAGTTATGCTCAAACGAGGTTAATGAGGGGTTTTGGTGCTGATGCCAAG GAAATGTATGAACAAGCGAGCACAATTGCCACTGACGCAATCGGTAACATCAGAACTGTTGCTTCATTTTGTGCAGAAGAGAAGATAATTGAAAGCTACCGAAAGAAATGTGAAGGTCCTGTGAGACAAGGAGTTCGTCAGGGCGCTATAAGTGGTGTGGGTTATGGATTCTCATTCGCGTTGCTCTTCTGTTTTTATGCCATATCCTTTTACGTTGGAGCTTGCTTTGTACACAATGGGACTGCAGAAGTTGGGCAAGTCTTCAGG GTCTTCTTTGCTTTAACCATGATGGCTGTTGGGGTTTCTCAGTCGAGTTCCCTTGCTCGGGATTTTGCGAAAGTGCAAAATGCAGCTGCCTCCATTTTCAAGATTATTGATAGGAAATCCAAGATTGACGCAAGCCATGAGGTAGGAACGACACTAGAGGCAGTGGAAGGGAATATAGAGTTGCAGCACGTGAGCTTCAAGTACCCTGCTCGGACCGATGTGCAAATCTTCAGAGATTTGTGCTTGAGGATACCATCTGGCAAG ACTGTTGCGCTTGTCGGGGAAAGCGGAAGTGGGAAATCTACAGTGATAGCCTTGATCGAGAGGTTCTACGATCCTGACTCTGGCGGCATCTTTCTAGATGGGGTGGATCTGAAGACCCTCAAGCTCACCTGGCTCAGGCAGCAGATTGGTCTGGTAGGCCAAGAGCCGGTCCTCTTCAATGACACCATCAGAGCAAACATCGCGTACGGCAAGATGGAGCAGGTATCCGAGGATGAGATCGTTGCCGTCGCCAAGGCCGCCAATGCCGACAGGTTCATCTCCACCCTCCCAAACGGGTACGACACGAGCGTCGGCGAGCGCGGGGTGCAGCTGTCGGGTGGGCAGAAGCAGCGGATAGCCATCGCCAGGGCGATCCTCAAGAACCCCAAGCTGCTGCTCCTGGACGAGGCGACCAGCGCGCTGGACGCGGAGTCGGAGCGCATGGTGCAGGAGGCCCTGGACAGGGTGACGGTCGGGAGGACAACCGTGGTTGTGGCTCACCGACTGTCGACCATCACTGCCGCCGACAAGATTGCAGTGGTCAAGAACGGGGTGGTCGCCGAGGAAGGCCAGCATGAGCAGCTGCTTCGCCTGCCAGGTGGTGCCTACGCGTCCCTTGTTGCCTTGCAGTCTAGCAGTTCCTGA